The following proteins come from a genomic window of Enterobacter chengduensis:
- the typA gene encoding ribosome-dependent GTPase TypA, which translates to MIENLRNIAIIAHVDHGKTTLVDKLLQQSGTFDARAETQERVMDSNDLEKERGITILAKNTAIKWNDYRINIVDTPGHADFGGEVERVMSMVDSVLLVVDAMDGPMPQTRFVTKKAFAHGLKPIVVINKVDRPGARPDWVVDQVFDLFVNLDATDEQLDFPIVYASALNGIAGLDHEDMAEDMTPLYQAIVDRVPAPNVDLDGTLQMQISQLDYNNYVGVIGIGRIKRGKVKPNQQVTIIDSEGKTRNGKVGKVLTHLGLERIESDVAEAGDIIAITGLGELNISDTICDPQNVEALPALSVDEPTVSMFFNVNTSPFCGKEGKFVTSRQILDRLNKELVHNVALRVEETEDADAFRVSGRGELHLSVLIENMRREGFEMAVSRPKVIFREIDGRKQEPFENVTLDVEEQHQGSVMQALGERKGDLKNMNPDGKGRVRLDYVIPSRGLIGFRSEFMTMTSGTGLLYSTFSHYDDVRPGEVGQRNNGVLISNGQGKAVAFALFGLQDRGKLFLGHGAEVYEGQIIGIHSRSNDLTVNCLTGKKLTNMRASGTDEATVLVPPIKMTLEQALEFIDDDELVEVTPQSIRIRKRHLTENDRKRAMRGAKED; encoded by the coding sequence GTGATCGAAAATTTGCGTAACATCGCCATCATCGCGCACGTTGACCATGGTAAAACTACCCTGGTTGATAAGCTGCTGCAGCAATCCGGTACGTTTGATGCGCGTGCCGAAACCCAAGAACGCGTGATGGACTCCAACGATTTGGAGAAAGAGCGTGGGATTACCATCCTCGCGAAAAACACCGCGATTAAATGGAATGACTACCGTATCAACATCGTTGATACCCCAGGGCACGCCGACTTCGGTGGTGAAGTTGAACGTGTAATGTCCATGGTAGACTCCGTTCTGCTGGTCGTTGACGCAATGGATGGCCCAATGCCACAGACGCGCTTCGTGACCAAAAAAGCTTTTGCCCATGGTCTGAAGCCAATCGTTGTTATCAACAAAGTTGACCGCCCTGGCGCGCGTCCTGACTGGGTTGTTGATCAGGTCTTCGACCTGTTCGTTAACCTCGACGCGACCGACGAGCAGCTGGACTTCCCTATCGTTTACGCCTCCGCGCTGAACGGTATTGCCGGTCTGGACCACGAAGACATGGCTGAAGACATGACCCCGCTGTATCAGGCGATTGTTGACCGTGTTCCTGCGCCAAACGTCGATCTCGACGGCACCCTGCAGATGCAGATCTCTCAGCTCGACTACAACAACTACGTTGGCGTTATCGGCATTGGTCGTATCAAGCGCGGTAAAGTGAAGCCTAACCAGCAGGTTACTATCATCGATAGCGAAGGCAAAACCCGTAACGGTAAAGTCGGTAAAGTACTGACTCACCTGGGTCTTGAGCGTATCGAGAGTGACGTTGCGGAAGCGGGCGACATCATCGCTATCACCGGTCTGGGTGAACTGAACATCTCCGACACCATCTGCGATCCGCAGAACGTCGAAGCGCTGCCAGCCCTGTCCGTTGATGAACCAACCGTATCCATGTTCTTCAACGTCAACACCTCTCCGTTCTGTGGCAAAGAAGGTAAATTCGTTACCTCTCGTCAGATCCTTGACCGCCTGAACAAAGAGCTGGTGCACAACGTTGCGCTGCGCGTTGAAGAAACCGAAGACGCTGATGCATTCCGCGTTTCGGGTCGTGGTGAGCTGCACCTGTCTGTTCTGATCGAAAACATGCGTCGTGAAGGTTTCGAGATGGCGGTTTCCCGTCCGAAAGTTATCTTCCGCGAAATCGACGGCCGTAAACAAGAGCCGTTCGAAAACGTAACGCTGGACGTTGAAGAGCAGCACCAGGGTTCTGTCATGCAGGCACTGGGCGAGCGTAAAGGCGACCTGAAAAACATGAATCCAGATGGCAAAGGCCGCGTACGTCTCGACTACGTGATCCCAAGCCGTGGCCTGATCGGCTTCCGTTCTGAGTTCATGACCATGACCTCCGGTACCGGCCTGCTGTACTCCACCTTCAGCCACTACGACGACGTGCGTCCGGGCGAAGTGGGCCAGCGTAACAACGGCGTGCTGATCTCCAACGGTCAGGGTAAAGCGGTTGCGTTTGCGCTGTTCGGTCTGCAGGATCGCGGTAAGCTGTTCCTGGGTCACGGTGCGGAAGTTTACGAAGGCCAGATCATCGGTATTCACAGTCGTTCTAACGACCTGACCGTAAACTGCCTGACCGGTAAGAAACTGACCAACATGCGTGCGTCCGGTACTGACGAAGCAACGGTTCTGGTTCCACCGATCAAGATGACTCTGGAGCAGGCTCTGGAATTCATCGATGATGACGAACTGGTCGAAGTGACTCCACAGTCAATTCGTATCCGTAAACGTCACCTGACCGAGAACGATCGTAAACGTGCTATGCGCGGTGCGAAAGAAGACTAA
- a CDS encoding MFS transporter, with the protein MTHNSDPLTLKLSLREKCAYGMGDFGSNLMLCIGTLYLLKFYTDELGLPAFYGGIIFLVAKFFTALTDMLTGVLLDSRRNIGARGKFRPFILYASVPVALVATAQFMANDFSLTVKTALATVLFMLFGLCYSLMNCSYGAMVPAMTKNPNERAQLAAWRQGGATVGLLLCTVGFMPIQALFVHQPSLGYLVAALAFVTGGLFCMWWCYSGVKERYVELTPDHHKPGILKSFCAIFRNPPLLVLCIANLCTLAAFNIKLAIQVYYTQYVLNDLHLLSWMGFFSMGCILIGVFLVPGAVKRFGKKPVYLGGLALWAVGDVLNFFWGTSSLLFVLFSCMAFFGTAFVNSLNWALVPDTVDYGEWKTGIRAEGSVYTGYTFSRKISAALAGFLPGIMLTQIGYVPHAVQSAGTLLGLRQLIFLWPCGLAIVAAVTMGLFYKLNEARFAFIIEEIGKRKKQTANTPEITPNNKASAVTL; encoded by the coding sequence ATGACACATAACAGTGATCCGTTAACCCTGAAATTGAGCCTGCGAGAGAAGTGCGCCTACGGGATGGGCGATTTTGGCTCGAACCTGATGCTGTGTATTGGCACGCTGTATCTGCTGAAGTTTTACACCGATGAACTGGGCCTGCCCGCGTTCTACGGCGGCATTATTTTCCTGGTGGCGAAATTCTTCACCGCGCTTACCGACATGCTGACCGGCGTGCTGCTGGACTCCCGGCGCAATATCGGCGCGAGGGGAAAATTCAGACCGTTTATTCTTTACGCTTCCGTCCCGGTGGCGCTGGTCGCGACGGCGCAGTTTATGGCCAACGACTTTAGCCTGACGGTGAAAACGGCGCTCGCCACGGTGCTCTTTATGCTGTTTGGCCTGTGCTACAGCCTGATGAACTGCTCTTACGGGGCGATGGTACCGGCCATGACCAAAAACCCCAACGAGCGCGCGCAGCTTGCCGCCTGGCGTCAGGGCGGCGCCACGGTCGGGCTGTTGCTCTGCACCGTCGGCTTTATGCCCATTCAGGCGCTGTTCGTCCACCAGCCCTCTCTCGGTTATCTGGTGGCCGCGCTGGCGTTTGTGACGGGTGGTCTGTTCTGCATGTGGTGGTGCTACAGCGGCGTGAAGGAGCGCTACGTGGAGCTCACGCCCGATCACCATAAGCCCGGCATTCTGAAATCGTTCTGCGCGATTTTCCGCAACCCGCCGCTGCTGGTGCTGTGCATCGCCAACCTGTGTACCCTCGCCGCCTTTAACATCAAGCTGGCGATTCAGGTCTATTACACCCAGTACGTGCTGAACGATCTGCATCTGCTGTCGTGGATGGGCTTTTTTAGCATGGGCTGCATTCTGATTGGCGTGTTTCTGGTGCCCGGCGCGGTGAAGCGCTTTGGCAAGAAGCCGGTCTATCTGGGCGGGCTGGCGCTGTGGGCGGTGGGTGACGTGCTGAACTTCTTCTGGGGGACCAGCTCCCTGCTGTTCGTGCTGTTTTCCTGCATGGCCTTCTTCGGCACGGCGTTTGTGAACAGCCTGAACTGGGCGCTGGTGCCGGATACCGTCGATTACGGCGAGTGGAAAACCGGCATCCGCGCCGAAGGGTCGGTGTACACCGGGTATACCTTCTCGCGCAAAATATCCGCCGCCCTCGCCGGCTTCCTGCCCGGCATCATGCTGACCCAGATTGGCTACGTTCCCCATGCGGTGCAGAGCGCAGGCACGCTGCTGGGGTTGCGTCAGCTTATTTTCCTCTGGCCGTGCGGCCTGGCGATCGTGGCCGCCGTAACCATGGGGCTGTTTTATAAACTCAACGAAGCGCGCTTCGCCTTTATTATCGAGGAGATTGGAAAACGGAAAAAACAAACCGCAAATACCCCTGAGATAACCCCCAACAATAAAGCGTCAGCAGTCACTTTATAA
- a CDS encoding MFS transporter, producing the protein MSQHTSDPATLRLPFKEKLAYGMGDLGSNILLDIGTLYLLKFYTDVLGLPGTYGGIIFLIAKFFTAFTDMGTGIMLDSRRKIGPKGKFRPFVLYAAFPVTLLAIANFVGTPFEVTGKTVMATVLFMLYGLFFSMMNCSYGAMVPAMTKNPNERASLAAWRQGGATLGLLLCTVGFVPVMNLIEGNDRLGYIFAATLFSLFGLFFMWWCYKGVTERYVETRPANPAQKPGLLQSFRAIAGNRPLFILCIANLCTLGAFNVKLAIQVYYTQYVLNDPLLLSYMGFFSMGCIFIGVFMMPGAVRRFGKKKVYISGLTIWVAGDLLNYFFGGGSVSFVAFSCLAFFGSAFVNSLNWALVSDTVEYGEWRTGVRSEGTVYTGFTFFRKVSQALAGFFPGIMLTQIGYVPNVAQSAGTVEGLRQLIFIYPSLLAVITIVAMGCFYNLNEKMYVRIVEEIEMRKRTA; encoded by the coding sequence ATGAGTCAACATACTTCCGATCCGGCAACCCTACGCCTGCCGTTTAAAGAGAAACTCGCCTACGGGATGGGCGACCTCGGCTCGAACATCCTGCTGGATATCGGCACCCTGTATCTGCTGAAGTTTTATACCGACGTGCTGGGGCTACCGGGCACCTACGGCGGGATCATCTTCCTGATTGCCAAGTTCTTTACCGCCTTCACCGACATGGGCACCGGGATCATGCTCGACTCCCGGCGCAAGATTGGCCCGAAGGGGAAATTCCGCCCGTTCGTGCTGTACGCCGCCTTCCCGGTGACGCTGCTGGCGATTGCCAACTTCGTCGGCACGCCGTTTGAGGTCACGGGTAAGACGGTCATGGCGACCGTGCTGTTCATGCTGTACGGCCTGTTCTTCAGCATGATGAACTGTTCTTACGGCGCGATGGTGCCCGCCATGACCAAAAACCCGAACGAGCGCGCCTCGCTGGCCGCCTGGCGTCAGGGCGGCGCCACGCTGGGCCTGCTGCTCTGTACCGTGGGCTTTGTTCCGGTGATGAACCTGATTGAGGGCAACGATCGGCTTGGCTATATCTTTGCCGCCACCCTCTTCTCGCTGTTCGGGCTGTTCTTTATGTGGTGGTGCTATAAGGGCGTGACCGAGCGTTACGTCGAGACGCGGCCTGCCAATCCGGCGCAAAAGCCGGGGCTGCTGCAGTCGTTTCGCGCCATCGCCGGGAACCGTCCGCTGTTTATTCTGTGCATTGCTAACCTGTGCACGCTGGGCGCCTTCAACGTCAAGCTCGCCATCCAGGTGTACTACACGCAGTACGTCCTGAACGACCCGCTCCTGCTGTCGTATATGGGCTTCTTCAGCATGGGCTGTATTTTTATCGGCGTCTTTATGATGCCCGGCGCGGTGCGGCGCTTCGGTAAGAAAAAGGTCTACATCAGCGGGCTGACGATTTGGGTGGCGGGCGATCTGCTCAACTACTTCTTCGGCGGCGGCTCGGTGAGCTTTGTGGCGTTCTCCTGCCTGGCCTTCTTCGGCTCCGCGTTTGTGAACAGCCTGAACTGGGCGCTGGTGTCCGATACCGTGGAGTACGGCGAGTGGCGTACCGGCGTGCGCTCCGAGGGAACGGTCTACACCGGGTTTACCTTCTTCCGCAAGGTGTCTCAGGCGCTGGCGGGCTTCTTCCCGGGGATTATGCTGACGCAGATCGGCTATGTGCCCAACGTGGCGCAGTCCGCCGGGACGGTTGAAGGGCTGCGGCAGCTGATCTTTATCTATCCGAGCCTGCTGGCGGTCATCACCATCGTGGCGATGGGCTGCTTCTACAACCTCAACGAGAAGATGTATGTGCGCATCGTCGAAGAGATTGAAATGCGCAAGCGTACGGCATAA
- the glnA gene encoding glutamate--ammonia ligase has product MSAEHVLTMLNEHEVKFVDLRFTDTKGKEQHVTIPAHQVNAEFFEEGKMFDGSSIGGWKGINESDMVLMPDATTAVIDPFFEEPTLIIRCDILEPGTLQGYDRDPRSIAKRAEEYLRSTGIADTVLFGPEPEFFLFDDIRFGASISGSHVAIDDIEGAWNSSTKYEGGNKGHRPGVKGGYFPVPPVDSAQDIRSTMCLVMEEMGLVVEAHHHEVATAGQNEVATRFNTMTKKADEIQIYKYVVHNVAHRFGKTATFMPKPMFGDNGSGMHCHMSLSKNGTNLFSGDKYAGLSEQALYYIGGVIKHAKAINALANPTTNSYKRLVPGYEAPVMLAYSARNRSASIRIPVVASPKARRIEVRFPDPAANPYLCFAALLMAGLDGIKNKIHPGEAMDKNLYDLPPEEAKEIPQVAGSLEEALQALDADREFLTAGGVFTDDAIDAYIALRTEENDRVRMTPHPVEFELYYSV; this is encoded by the coding sequence ATGTCCGCTGAACACGTTTTGACGATGCTGAACGAACATGAAGTGAAGTTTGTTGATCTGCGCTTCACCGATACCAAAGGTAAAGAACAGCACGTCACAATCCCTGCTCATCAGGTGAACGCCGAATTCTTCGAAGAAGGCAAAATGTTTGACGGCTCCTCCATTGGCGGCTGGAAAGGCATCAACGAATCCGACATGGTTCTGATGCCAGATGCAACCACCGCGGTCATTGATCCGTTCTTCGAAGAACCTACCCTGATCATCCGTTGCGACATCCTCGAGCCAGGCACGCTGCAGGGCTACGACCGCGACCCACGTTCTATCGCTAAACGCGCTGAAGAGTACCTGCGTTCTACCGGCATCGCGGACACCGTGCTGTTCGGGCCAGAGCCAGAGTTCTTCCTGTTCGATGATATCCGTTTCGGTGCCTCTATTTCTGGCTCCCACGTGGCTATCGACGACATCGAAGGTGCATGGAACTCCTCCACCAAATACGAAGGCGGTAACAAAGGTCACCGTCCGGGCGTGAAAGGCGGTTACTTCCCGGTTCCTCCGGTCGATTCCGCACAGGACATTCGTTCCACCATGTGTCTGGTGATGGAAGAGATGGGCCTGGTGGTTGAAGCTCACCACCACGAAGTGGCGACTGCGGGTCAGAACGAAGTGGCTACCCGCTTCAACACCATGACCAAAAAAGCGGACGAAATTCAGATCTACAAATACGTTGTGCATAACGTTGCGCACCGTTTCGGTAAAACCGCGACCTTCATGCCAAAACCGATGTTTGGCGACAACGGTTCCGGTATGCACTGCCACATGTCTCTGTCCAAGAACGGCACTAACCTGTTCTCTGGCGACAAATATGCCGGTCTGTCCGAGCAGGCGCTGTACTACATCGGTGGCGTTATCAAACACGCTAAAGCGATCAACGCCCTGGCGAACCCAACCACTAACTCCTACAAGCGTCTGGTCCCGGGCTACGAAGCGCCAGTCATGCTGGCCTACTCTGCGCGTAACCGTTCTGCTTCTATCCGTATCCCGGTGGTGGCATCTCCTAAAGCGCGTCGTATTGAAGTTCGCTTCCCGGACCCAGCGGCTAACCCATACCTGTGCTTCGCCGCACTGCTGATGGCCGGTCTGGACGGTATCAAGAACAAGATCCACCCGGGCGAAGCGATGGACAAAAACCTGTACGACCTGCCGCCAGAAGAAGCGAAAGAGATCCCACAGGTTGCTGGCTCTCTGGAAGAAGCCCTGCAGGCGCTGGACGCAGACCGCGAGTTCCTGACCGCGGGCGGCGTGTTCACTGACGACGCTATCGATGCTTACATCGCCCTGCGTACCGAAGAGAACGACCGCGTGCGTATGACTCCGCATCCGGTTGAGTTCGAACTGTACTACAGCGTTTAA
- the ompL gene encoding porin OmpL, translating into MKRIITVLIVSSVSCPVFAGAYVETREAYNTASELHEVILRAGYNFDMGAGLMFTNAYNVGKWDELKHSYNEIEGWYPLFKPTDKLTFQPGGLINDSSTGSGGAVYLDTNYKFVDGFNLTFRYRYNHNNYDTPDYNGQMDKNDTHEFANYWNFKVTDAFFYTFEPHFFQRVNDYHSKNGKDHHWEITNKFSYRIDRNWLPYLELQWLDRWNDYNREQYRIRLGLRYSF; encoded by the coding sequence ATGAAAAGAATCATTACCGTACTGATCGTGTCGTCTGTGTCCTGCCCGGTATTCGCCGGGGCCTATGTCGAAACGCGTGAAGCCTACAACACGGCCTCTGAGCTGCACGAGGTGATCCTGCGAGCGGGATATAACTTCGATATGGGCGCGGGGCTGATGTTCACCAACGCCTATAACGTGGGGAAATGGGACGAGCTGAAGCACAGCTATAACGAAATTGAGGGGTGGTATCCGCTCTTTAAACCCACCGACAAACTCACCTTCCAGCCTGGCGGATTAATTAACGACAGCAGCACCGGTTCGGGCGGTGCGGTCTATCTGGACACCAATTATAAATTCGTCGACGGGTTCAACCTGACGTTTCGCTATCGCTATAACCATAACAATTACGATACGCCGGATTACAACGGGCAGATGGATAAGAACGACACGCACGAGTTTGCCAACTACTGGAATTTCAAAGTGACGGATGCGTTTTTCTACACCTTTGAACCGCACTTTTTCCAGCGGGTGAATGATTATCACAGCAAAAATGGCAAAGACCATCACTGGGAAATCACCAATAAATTCAGCTATAGGATCGACAGAAACTGGCTGCCGTACCTCGAGCTTCAGTGGCTGGATAGATGGAATGATTACAACCGCGAGCAGTACCGGATTCGGTTGGGGTTACGGTATTCGTTCTAA
- the glnL gene encoding nitrogen regulation protein NR(II) yields MATGTLPDAGQILNSLINSILLVDDELAVHYANPAAQQLLAQSARKLFGTPLPELLSYFSLNIGLMQESLQAGQGFTDNEVTLVIDGRSHILSLTAQRLPEGLILLEMAPMDNQRRLSQEQLQHAQQIAARDLVRGLAHEIKNPLGGLRGAAQLLTKALPDPALAEYTNVIIEQADRLRNLVDRLLGPQQPGMHVTESIHKVAERVVKLVSMELPENVTLVRDYDPSLPELAHDPDQIEQVLLNIVRNALQALGPDGGEIILRTRTAFQLTLHGVRYRLAARIDVEDNGPGIPSHLQDTLFYPMVSGREGGTGLGLSIARSLIDQHSGKIEFTSWPGHTEFSVFLPIKK; encoded by the coding sequence ATGGCAACTGGCACGCTGCCCGATGCTGGGCAGATCCTCAATTCTTTGATTAACAGCATCTTGCTGGTCGATGACGAGCTGGCCGTTCATTACGCCAACCCGGCGGCGCAGCAGCTGCTCGCCCAAAGCGCACGCAAACTGTTCGGCACCCCGCTTCCTGAACTCCTGAGCTATTTTTCGCTGAATATTGGCCTGATGCAGGAAAGTTTGCAGGCCGGCCAGGGGTTTACCGATAACGAAGTGACGCTGGTGATCGACGGGCGCTCGCACATTCTGTCGCTGACCGCGCAGCGTCTTCCTGAAGGGCTGATCCTGCTGGAAATGGCGCCGATGGATAATCAGCGTCGACTGAGCCAGGAGCAGCTTCAGCATGCGCAGCAAATTGCCGCCCGTGACCTGGTGCGCGGTCTGGCGCATGAAATCAAAAACCCGCTGGGTGGGTTACGCGGCGCGGCGCAGCTGCTGACCAAGGCGCTCCCCGACCCCGCGCTGGCGGAGTACACCAACGTCATCATTGAGCAGGCGGACCGTCTGCGGAATCTGGTAGACCGCCTTCTCGGGCCGCAGCAGCCGGGAATGCACGTCACGGAAAGCATTCATAAGGTGGCTGAACGGGTGGTGAAGCTCGTCTCAATGGAGCTGCCGGAGAACGTCACGCTGGTACGTGATTACGACCCCAGCCTGCCGGAACTGGCCCATGACCCGGACCAGATTGAGCAGGTCCTGTTGAATATTGTGCGCAACGCCCTGCAGGCGCTGGGGCCCGACGGGGGCGAGATTATTTTACGCACCCGTACCGCCTTCCAGCTCACGTTACACGGCGTCCGCTACCGGCTGGCGGCCCGCATCGACGTCGAGGATAACGGGCCCGGCATTCCATCGCATCTTCAGGACACTCTGTTCTACCCGATGGTCAGCGGTCGCGAAGGCGGGACAGGCCTGGGCTTATCCATTGCCCGCAGTTTGATCGATCAACACTCCGGGAAAATTGAATTTACCAGTTGGCCGGGACATACCGAGTTTTCGGTCTTCCTGCCGATTAAAAAATAA
- a CDS encoding alpha-glucosidase yields MRTLHNIDLKNNERGFTLHWENRLILSHSAEAPCLWIGAGEADIEMFRGNFSIKDRLNEKIALTDATVTQQSAGWAIRFTRGDAVSATLRVGVDAEGRLELKLNNDATRHNRIWLRLAAQPEDHIYGCGEQFSYFDLRGKPFPLWTSEQGVGRNKQTFVTWQADCKENAGGDYYWTFFPQPTFVSTQKYYCHVDNSCYMNFDFSAPDFHELAFWEDNATLRFDGAETYVDLLEKLTDLLGRQPELPDWVYDGVTLGIQGGTEVCQQKLDVMRKGGVKVNGIWAQDWSGIRMTSFGKRVMWNWKWNRELYPQLDARIQQWKEEGVQFLSYINPYVASDKDLCEEAAKRGYLTKDADGKDYHVEFGEFYAGVIDLTNPEAYGWYKEVIKQNLIELGCGGWMADFGEYLPTDTFLHNGVSAEIMHNAWPALWAKCNYEALEETGKLGEILFFMRAGYTGSQKHSVMMWAGDQNVDWSLDDGPASVIPAALSLAMTGHGLHHSDIGGYTTLFGMKRSKELLLRWCDFSAFTPMMRTHEGNRPGDNWQFDGDAETIAHFARMTTVFTTLKPYIKAAVAQNAKTGLPVMRPLFLHYEDDARAYTLKYQYLFGRDLLVAPVHEEGRTDWTLYLPQDSWVNAWTGETCRGGEVTVDAPLGKPPVFYRQHSEWADLFSTLRHI; encoded by the coding sequence ATGCGTACCCTACACAATATTGACCTGAAAAATAACGAAAGGGGTTTCACCCTGCACTGGGAAAACCGCCTGATTTTGTCCCATAGCGCGGAAGCGCCCTGCCTGTGGATCGGCGCGGGCGAGGCCGATATCGAGATGTTTCGCGGCAACTTCAGCATCAAGGACAGGCTCAACGAAAAGATTGCCCTGACGGACGCAACCGTCACGCAGCAAAGCGCGGGCTGGGCGATCCGCTTTACCCGGGGCGACGCGGTGAGCGCGACGCTGCGGGTGGGCGTGGATGCCGAAGGCCGTCTGGAGCTGAAGCTTAACAATGATGCCACTCGCCATAACCGCATCTGGCTGCGGCTGGCGGCCCAGCCGGAAGATCATATCTACGGCTGCGGCGAGCAGTTCTCTTATTTCGATCTGCGCGGCAAGCCGTTCCCGCTGTGGACCAGCGAGCAGGGCGTGGGCCGTAACAAGCAAACCTTTGTCACCTGGCAGGCAGACTGCAAGGAGAACGCGGGCGGCGACTACTACTGGACCTTCTTCCCGCAGCCTACCTTCGTGAGCACCCAGAAGTACTACTGCCACGTGGATAACAGCTGCTACATGAACTTCGACTTCAGCGCGCCGGACTTCCACGAGCTTGCGTTCTGGGAAGATAACGCCACGCTGCGCTTCGACGGTGCGGAAACCTACGTCGATCTGCTGGAAAAACTGACCGACCTGCTGGGCCGACAGCCAGAACTGCCGGACTGGGTGTACGACGGCGTGACGCTGGGGATTCAGGGCGGCACCGAGGTGTGTCAGCAGAAGCTCGACGTGATGCGCAAAGGCGGCGTGAAGGTGAACGGCATCTGGGCGCAGGACTGGTCCGGCATCCGAATGACCTCCTTCGGCAAACGCGTGATGTGGAACTGGAAGTGGAACCGCGAGCTGTACCCGCAGCTTGATGCGCGTATTCAGCAGTGGAAAGAGGAAGGCGTGCAGTTCCTCTCCTATATCAACCCGTACGTTGCCAGCGATAAAGACCTGTGCGAAGAGGCGGCGAAACGCGGCTATCTGACCAAAGACGCCGACGGCAAGGACTACCACGTCGAGTTCGGTGAGTTCTACGCGGGCGTTATCGACCTGACCAATCCGGAAGCCTACGGCTGGTACAAAGAGGTCATCAAACAGAACCTGATCGAACTGGGCTGCGGCGGCTGGATGGCAGACTTCGGGGAGTACCTGCCGACCGATACCTTCCTGCACAACGGCGTCAGCGCGGAGATCATGCACAACGCCTGGCCTGCCCTGTGGGCGAAGTGTAACTACGAGGCGCTGGAAGAGACCGGCAAGCTCGGGGAGATCCTGTTCTTCATGCGCGCGGGCTACACCGGCAGCCAGAAGCACTCGGTGATGATGTGGGCGGGTGACCAGAACGTCGACTGGAGCCTGGACGACGGCCCGGCCTCGGTGATTCCGGCGGCGCTCTCCCTGGCGATGACCGGGCACGGCCTGCACCACAGCGACATCGGCGGCTATACCACCCTCTTCGGGATGAAGCGCAGCAAAGAGCTGCTGCTGCGCTGGTGCGATTTCAGCGCCTTCACGCCGATGATGCGCACCCATGAGGGCAACCGCCCCGGCGACAACTGGCAGTTCGACGGCGATGCGGAAACCATCGCGCACTTCGCGCGCATGACCACCGTCTTCACCACCCTGAAGCCGTATATCAAAGCCGCCGTCGCGCAGAACGCGAAAACCGGCCTGCCGGTAATGCGCCCGCTGTTCCTGCACTACGAGGACGACGCCCGCGCCTACACGCTGAAGTACCAGTATCTGTTTGGCCGCGATCTGCTGGTGGCGCCGGTTCACGAAGAGGGGCGCACCGACTGGACGCTCTATCTGCCGCAGGACAGCTGGGTGAATGCATGGACCGGAGAAACCTGCCGGGGCGGAGAGGTGACCGTTGATGCCCCGCTCGGCAAGCCGCCGGTCTTCTATCGCCAGCACAGCGAATGGGCAGATCTGTTTAGCACCTTACGTCATATCTGA